ACTTCTGCACTTACTGGCCATGTGGCTGGCATTGCTCAACCTGTTTGAGccctcagtttttcatttttagaaaggaGATTAAATCACTAGGTAAGGATTAAATATAATAGTGGCCTGTTATCTTAATAATCAGTGGTGTTATCATCATTCGGTCCACATGAACTTTCTGGAGAGAGAATCCTGTTCATTCCCATCAAGCTCCTTGGGAAAGGCCCATCTGCTTGGAACCATGACTCTGGATTGGAAGTTGGGGATGGGATTGGAATCTTCCTGACCTGCTTTCAATAGTGTGTAGATGACTCTTGCACAAAACCCTCCAGGATAAGACACTGCCCCAGCATTTGGACAGAGAAAGTGCCTTTCCTCCCCTTCAGGTCATTTGTTTTTCACACAAACCAGAGAGACCTATGACTGTGCACGGGCTGGTGACAGTGTAGCACCAGCCCATGCAGAGGAGTTAAGAACCTGCCCAAGCTCACATAGCTCAGAAGTAAAGGTTTGAATGAACCTGTGCTACCACTGTTCTCATGCCCTGGCCACTCTGGCAGATCATGATGTCGCTGGATGCTAAGGTCTCCCTTCCATAGTCAGAGCTGGGAGGGCCCTTGGTTCTTTAGTCCAATTGTGCCCCTGGCTTGACAGCTGGGAAAGCAAAGCCCAGAGAGAGCACAGCGCTGTGCAGAGGGATGAGACTGCCAGCTCAGTGCTTTTCCCATTCTGCCTCTGTGCCAGAATTCAGCATCCTTGGCCTTAAAATGAAAGTGACATATGCTTGTGGTTGAGGGCATGATGCCTTAGTCAGACTACATGTATATATATCCTAGCTGTGTCACCTATATACCTCGGTGACATAACCTCTATGTGTTTCACTCTCCTCTACAATAAAGGGGATAAAATGTAGTCATCAGCTGTATAATGACATTTTAGTAAATAATAGACCCCCATATACATCATTGATCCCATAAGGTTATAACATGGtatttttattgttccttttgTCTGTTTAGATAAACAAACACCTACCATTGCCCACAGTAATCAATCAGTAACACACAGTATgagtttgtagcctgggagcaataggctatatcgAATAGCATAGGCGTGTAGTAAGTTATACCATCAggatttgtgtaagtacactctgatgtTTGGACAATGATAAAATTGCCTAACAAAACATGTGTCATGATAGCATCCCATGATTAAGCAATGTATAACTGTAATAGAGTGTGACtcatagaaataaatgatttaatacatGTGAAGAAGTTAGAATAGTGTTTGTTGATGGCAACAGAACtataatattagctattattctgttattattaatactattcaTAGCTGCTATGGCCTAAGtgctgtgtccctccaaaattcatatgctgcaACCTAATTCCCAATGTGTTGCTATTAACAGGTGGGGCATTTGGGAGGTGACTAGATTAAGAGGGTGAagccctcgtgaatgggattagtacccctataaaagaggcctgagggagcttgtCCACCCCTCCCATCATGTGACAACCCAGCAAGAAGGACACATCTATAAGGAACGCTGTCTTCACACGGCACCAAATATGTgggtgccttgatcttagacttccgtGCCAGCAGACGTGtgcaataaatttccattgttcaTAAATTATTCCATCTAAGGTATGTTGTTATAACAGTCTACATGGCCTGAGATAATAGCAGAGTTAACACTTTTGCCCCAGACAAATCAGTCCTGCGTGGTGTaccctttgtttttctcatcagccACATGAACATGAGATCTGTTGCCCAGAGGGggtcctgccctctcccctcaaAATAGGCACTGACACCAGAAATATAAAGCCATGAGCAAGACAGTCCCTGTCCCTATAACAGCTATGGAAGAATGCCTGCCATTTGTGCTACCATCGGCACTGGTGTGTTAATTAATGTGCTTTTTTCCCTAATGATTCATATTTACTTAGAGATATTTATATGAAAACCAAACTTGTTACCACTACTGAAAAGagaatcaattttattttgaaacatagaaggcagacataaaattatatatgtgtgtacacgtGTATTCCTCCCTTGGGTATCACTTTTTCTGCTCCCAGGATTgacctggataatttttattgttttaaagatttgAAGCAGTAGAGAGGTGTTGAAGACATACCCAAGCTAAAGGGAAGCTTCATATTTACCTCTTTCCCTTGGGAAGCCTACAGAAGTCAGATCCAGCAGTGCCTATAGTGTCTGACCTCGGGCCAGTTACTTAAATTCCTTGTATTGTAGTTGTCTGATTAGTAAAATGGGTTCATAAATAGTATTTCCCTTTAGGGTAGTTGTGAGGGTTCAAAAATGGAATGTGGTTAAATAGGGCTTAACAGACTAGATGCCATAGACAGAAATAGGAATATTGAAGGGAAAATAACCACCTTTCTCGATTTTCTATTTAATGCAGGGTTTGTATATCACCTTAAATGATGCCTTTGCTGAGGGCATCCTACTATTTCGAAATTGTCGTGCTGTAGTGGGTGGGCCCACCAGGCCATGGGGGCACCCTGTAGAGTTTTATGCAAAGGAGCCCCCAGagccacacatgcacacacatccccCTCAGGCGTGGAGaatggcagggaggaggcagagccctgCGGCCCCCTATTGCCGCGTACAGAAGAAACGTGGCCAAAGGTCTGAGTTGGGGACAGGTTCAGGCAAGCGGGAGATGCAAAGGTCACATGCACCGCTTGCGCTCTGCACCCAACTCCCTCGCTGCACCGCTCGCTGCCATCGATCTAGGGCCGTGAGCATGAGGCTGGGGTTGCACACGAAGTGCAGGAAAGGGAAAGGACAAGGACACGGTGGGGGTTGGAAGTGGGGATGCCACGACCACCAGGGGCTGGGTTCCCGGAACGCTCCGGCCGGGTGGCAGGCAATCTGGGAAATTGGGAAGAGCCGGCAGGACAGCAGGGACGCGGTGTACCTCCCGGAGCTAAGGCCCTCCCGCGTGAGCCAACCGGGCGGGCCCCACGGTGCACACTGTGCCAAGACCTTGGGGGCGCTGCGCCCGGCCCGCCCGCTGCGCACAGCCCGGCCGGGACCGCGAGCGGCGCGGGGCGGGTGCAATGGGGGCGGGGCCTCTGCGCCCGGCACCTCCCCTGACCATAAAGGGAACTGCCGGCTCCTGGGCTCCACCGCGCCTTCCACCTGCACAACAGACCCTTCGCCTCTTGCTTGGGAACTGCAGCCTCCCTCACCTCGGCTCGAAATGGACCCCAACTGCTCCTGCGCCCCAGGTAAGGGACGCCGGGCTCTGCGCCTTGTGCCCATTGCCCAGCTGCAGGACAGCCTGTCTCTGGGTTTCACGAGGTCCCATTTTTAGCTCGAAACTGCAGTGGACCCCTTTACTTCACCCAGCGCTTTCCTCCTGGCCAGGCTAGGAGAGCACGTCCACCCCGCCCACGAGCCTCTCAGGAGCCGGGAGGACTGAGGCTCCAGGCTGACCTGCTCCGCGTCACCCAGTTGGTCCTGGCGCTGCCTCTGGGCCCCCATTCGCCGTCCAGGCTCTGAGCAGGCAGGGTGGACAGAAGGCAGGGGACATTGGCTCCTCGGTCTTCCCGGGCTGTGTCTGCAGCCTGGGCCCTTCCTCGTGGGGCAATAGCAGGAGGCACTTGGTCTTCACAGCGTGGGCGGAGGCGAGATGGGGCTTCTTTTCCTCTGCCCTGAGAGGGAGAGGAGCCCTGGGGGCTGGCGCTGCACACAGGAGGGGCACTGACCAGTTGCTGCCCGACTGCTGTGCCTTGTGCCTCTCACCGATGGCTCACTGCCTGTCATTCTCTTCCTTGCAGGTGGCTCCTGCACCTGCGCTGGCTCCTGCACGTGCAAAGAGTGCAGGTGCTCATCCTGCAAGAAGAGTGAGTGGGGGGCCTTCCCCGGGAAGCTGGGGGCTGGGCTGAGTTCGAGAAGAGAACCCAGAGCTCAGCGGCAGGGGCACGCAACTGACCAGCCTCCTCGCATCCCCTTCCCTCAGCACCTGATTCAGAATGAAAACTCAAAGAGCCATAGAAATGGATGAGTTCCTGTCTCTCAGTGTAgaactgggaaactgaggcccagagaggtcatcAGCTAATGTCAGGGACTAAGCCAGAACTTGAACCTCGGTCTCCTGATTCCTGCTGCAGCCTTCTTAATCCTCGTGGGTCCTGAAGCTGTGGGTGCACATGATTTGGGGACCAC
This sequence is a window from Microcebus murinus isolate Inina chromosome 20, M.murinus_Inina_mat1.0, whole genome shotgun sequence. Protein-coding genes within it:
- the LOC105866477 gene encoding metallothionein-2-like, which gives rise to MDPNCSCAPGGSCTCAGSCTCKECRCSSCKKSCCSCCPSGCAKCAQGCVCKGASNKCSCCA